A window of the Alnus glutinosa chromosome 4, dhAlnGlut1.1, whole genome shotgun sequence genome harbors these coding sequences:
- the LOC133865656 gene encoding uncharacterized protein LOC133865656, which yields MAVYACLYASWLSAATAYHLPMRMNPSFLLTTFAASVLFLLVFHSIFEGLRYIFSSEIQKWPDKWTVLKRIWTILKLSAVSPGEAGVSVASCVFLRHCRERPLAKRSFKQLTISWLPAGSPDEVFHAFLLWSVVIGIYMVNYVAKRLSTSGEESTKNKQMKPDFLDMVPWYSGTSADLYKTVFDLLVSVNVFLGRFDMRILQAAMNQVQGVPTDKKKAQDGVQQGNSVYDPFSKEEELWFDFMADTGDGGNSTYTVARLLAQPSIRCTNSELDLRRGKLLLIGGDIAYPNPSQITYERRLFLPFEYALQPPPWYKEDHMAASKPEVPHRVSEFMRKKKCNKTKYQEQAMPYDGPRCFIIPGNHDWFDGLHTFMRNICYRSWLGGWFMPQKKSYFALKLPKRWWVFGLDLALLGDIDVYQFEFFSKLARKRVGKKDCVIVITHQPDWLLNWYENGDSKNNVSDLICNILKERCKLRIAGDIHHYMRHSIAGQSDASVSSDLPDRKPRVYAQHLLVNGCGGAYVHPTHVFRNFSKSHGVSYDCKVEYPSFQTSSRLALRNIWNFRKENWQFDNVGGIIYFILVFSMFPQCELGHIFQVDSNSDFWRSFCGTVWNAFIYMLEHSYVSLGGALLLLTMAIAFVPSKVSWRTRIVIGILHVFAHLTAALILMLVLELGVEAFVRDELLATSGYHSLYRRYQSVESRYFPVSNGTRARVEEWTFGLYPGCIKYLLSAFDVPELMAVTRSNICKNGMESISRWGAIIYYACVFFYFWFLSTPFVSFVFGSYLYVCINWFNLHYDEAFSSLRIADYKAFTRFHIKHNGDLEVFTLAVDKIPEEWTLDPECEKEQPEENKLSHERKFPSKWRAAAPYQDPLDTVRIIDQFVIRKKD from the exons ATGGCGGTCTATGCATGCCT GTATGCATCGTGGCTTTCAGCAGCAACTGCATATCATCTTCCTATGAGAATGAATCCGTCTTTTTTGTTGACAACTTTTGCCGCTTCTGTTCTGTTTCTTCTTGTCTTCCACTCCATTTTTGAAGGCCTTCGCTACATTTTTTCAAGCGAGATTCAAAAGTGGCCAGACAAATGGACCGTTCTCAAGCGTATATGGACCATTCTTAAACTTTCTGCCGTAAGTCCTGGAGAGGCT GGTGTGAGTGTAGCCAGCTGCGTTTTTCTGCGTCACTGTAGAGAGAGACCACTTGCAAAAAGAAGCTTTAAGCAG tTAACAATCAGTTGGCTGCCTGCGGGTTCACCGGATGAAGTCTTTCATGCCTTCTTGTTATGGTCAGTTGTTATAGGCATTTACATGGTCAATTATGTAGCCAAGAGGTTATCAAC GTCAGGGGAAGAATCTACGAAGAATAAGCAAATGAAGCCTGACTTTTTAGATATGGTTCCCTGGTACTCAGG AACATCAGCTGACCTATACAAGACTGTTTTTGACCTCCTGGTATCAGTAAATGTCTTCCTAGGTCGCTTTGACATGCGTATattgcag GCAGCAATGAATCAGGTTCAAGGTGTGCCAACAGATAAAAAGAAGGCTCAAGATGGAGTTCAACAAGGAAATTCTGTTTATGATCCTTTTAGTAAAGAGGAAGAACTATGGTTTGATTTCATGGCTGATACTGGTGATGGTGGGAACTCAACCTATACTGTCGCACGCCTACTCGCTCAGCCTTCCATTCGTTGCACTAATTCAGAGCTTGACTTACGACGTGGAAAGTTACTACTCATTGGAGGCGATATTGC GTATCCTAATCCGTCACAAATCACATATGAAAGACGCCTCTTTCTTCCTTTCGAGTATGCTCTTCAGCCACCACCGTGGTATAAGGAAGACCATATGGCTGCTAGCAAGCCTGAGGTGCCTCATAGGGTGTCAGAGTTCATGcgtaaaaaaaaatgcaacaaaacGAAATACCAAGAACAAGCGATGCCATATGATGGCCCTAGATGTTTTATCATTCCTGGAAACCACG ATTGGTTTGATGGGCTTCATACCTTTATGAGGAATATATGTTATAGGAGCTGGTTGGGCGGGTGGTTTATGCCTCAGAAAAAGAGTTATTTCGCTTTGAAACTTCCTAAACGATGGTGGGTATTTGGTCTTGATCTTGCACTCCTTGGTGATATCGATGTCTACCAATTTGAATTCTTCTCAAAACTAGCAAGAAAAAGG GTTGGAAAGAAAGACTGTGTGATCGTTATTACGCACCAACCGGATTGGCTTCTTAATTGGTATGAAAATGGTGATTCTAAAAATAATGTGTCAGACCTGATATGTAACATTTTGAAAGAAAGGTGCAAGCTTCGAATTGCCGGGGACATTCATCACTATATGCGCCACTCAATTGCTGGTCAATCGGATGCTTCTGTTTCTTCTGATCTGCCTGACAGAAAGCCTCGGGTTTATGCACAACATCTACTTGTCAATGGTTGTGGCGGAGCGTATGTCCATCCCACCCATGTCTTTCGTAATTTTAGTAAATCTCATGGAGTTTCATATGATTGCAAAGTCGAATACCCTTCTTTCCAAACTTCAAGCAGG CTTGCGTTAAGAAATATTTGGAACTTCCGAAAGGAGAATTGGCAGTTTGATAATGTTGGTGGCATTATATACTTCATATTGGTATTTTCTATGTTCCCACAG TGTGAGCTCGGCCACATCTTCCAAGTAGATTCAAATTCGGATTTCTGGAGGAGTTTCTGTGGGACAGTGTGGAATGCTTTTATATACATGCTGGAGCACTCTTATGTGTCTCTGGGAGGTGCTCTGCTACTGCTTACTATGGCTATTGCATTTGTTCCCTCCAAAGTTTCATGGAGGACACGGATAGTGATCGGAATTCTCCATGTTTTTGCGCACCTGACCGCAGCTCTAATTCTTATGCTGGTGTTGGAACTTGGTGTCGAGGCTTTTGTCCGCGATGAATTATTGGCAACTTCAG GCTATCACTCGTTATACCGGCGGTACCAATCAGTAGAAAGCAGATACTTTCCAGTTTCAAATGGCACTCGAGCTCGAGTAGAAGAATGGACATTTGGGCTTTATCCAGGATGTATCAAGTATCTCTTGTCTGCATTTGATGTGCCAGAG CTCATGGCTGTGACGAGGAGCAACATTTGCAAGAATGGGATGGAGTCTATCTCTCGATGGGGTGCCATCATATATTATGCTTGTgtcttcttctatttttggtTCTTATCGACCCCATTTGTTTCCTTTGTGTTTGGGAGCTACTTGTACGTCTGCATCAATTGGTTTAACTTGCACTATGACGAGGCCTTCTCCTCTCTTAGAATTGCTGATTACAAGGCATTTACGCGATTTCATATCAAACACAATGGTGATCTTGAAGTTTTCACCCTTGCCGTTGATAAG ATCCCAGAGGAGTGGACGCTGGATCCTGAATGTGAGAAAGAGCAACCAGAAGAGAACAAGTTGAGCCACGAGAGAAAGTTTCCGAGCAAATGGAGGGCAGCCGCTCCGTATCAGGACCCTTTAGACACTGTCAGGATTATTGACCAATTCGTTATTagaaaaaaagattaa